TTTCTTTCTGGCATTTTCGCTCCTCGTCCATGAGGAGGGTGCTTGTTAAATGCTATTGGCTCCGTTAGTGGTTCGACATGCCTGGGGCCTGCCGTGTTTCCTTAGATCCGTCGAATGGCGTCAAGGATGCTTGCTTCCCCTCGGCTTCGCCTCCCCATCAAAGCACCAAACCTTCACCACCTTGTTAACCCACCTCTTTGCCTGCTTAATCTTTATGTGCCAAGTACTCCATGTGTGCTCCCTCGCTCAATGTGCCGCGCCTGGTTGTAGATACGTCGTGTCACACACATCGACACATCGAGCCACGTCTTCTTGCATTGTGCGCTCGTCTCATCTCATCTGCACCAACATTTTGCACTACGTCTTCCAGCACCGTGAGCTCCATGCATCGAGCTTCGGTGCCTCCTAGTTCTACTTTTTCTCTTTTACCTATTCCATTTTTTGTTTGTAAAGTCTTGGATAAATCTAGTTTGGAGAGGACATGACGGCATTTTTTTACTACGACATACTACAAAACTGgcacgaatcaagaatcaagctagGGTCCAATTGCACATATGCACACGTGTCACAACACATTGGACAAAAATTTCTATAGTACCCAAACAAAAAGCAACTGACTGTTCATTAAACCCGGCTAGAAAAAAGACTGTTCATTAAACcctttttttgttttcattttagtAGAAGTAGACGAGTCAGACTTTTGTATCaagtttttctttctcaaggaactaTAGGTGGCGTCTGGATGGTACCCATTCCAATTCATTTTCTTgctaatctctccctaataataaagcacggattgagtctccggaTTCACCGTCATGCACGTTTTATAAAAAGCCCCCTATGATATTAATTAATTAACCCGCAATATAGTAAATAAGTGGGAAAAACGCTTCGTAACCGTTGCCACATCGATCTCCTTTTTCACGGACACAAATACTTCTCCTGAAGGTGTATTCGTCCTCTTCCTTGTTCCAACCAAGTCTCCTCCATCTTCACGAGCACAAGTCCTCCTGACGCATATCAGATCGAGGAAAAGaaaactattcgatttgttattagATCGAGAGGGATGGGCTACGGGGACCAAGGACAAAGTGCTTACTGTTGCTGCTCCTCACCTCGCCGATCCCCTATGTTACACCGCCGCTGCTCCTTGCTTGCTATGCTCGAGCGACGAGGTGATGGGAGGCAGCGGAAACCAACCACCGGTGAGCGGCTTCGGCAGGGTCAGGGTGCATGCCTCGTCGACGGTGACCACCCAGCCGTAGGAGGAGCCTATGATGCGCGTCGGCTGCACTGCTGAGTCGGCCTTGCTCTCAAGGAAACGGCAACGAGAGGGCCTGTACCGTTCGTCTGTCGGAGGCATACTTTTTGTTTCATTATTCAGGTTCTGTCCTAGCAGGGGCTCTTGTTTCGCAGCCGCAGCGGGCACTCGCAGCAACGCTCCACGTACACATGGTGTGGCTGGTTCGGCAGTTTGATCAGGCGGAGGAGTGTGGCCTTGAGCGCGCAGCGCCACAGTGCAGAAACGGCGGAGCAGGGCGACATTGTCGAGGGGGCCGGTGCGCCTCGCGATCTGTTCCCGGGCCTCCATCGGCAGGTCGCTGAAGCCGGTGGGCGCCATGGAACAACGTCCGTGTGATCGATGCATGTTGGCCCTTTCCACATACACGCAACAAGCTTACGGCGACGGTGACACGCGTACTGAAACTTCGGAGCTGGATCGATTACTTTTCGAGACGATCAATCTTCCGGCAAGACGGTAGTACACAGTGATGGATTGATAGATTCACTGCAAAGCTAGCTAAGCCACGGTGCAAGACATGCACGCGAGACATCAAAGCGATCTATGGCCACCGTTCTATATTTCTCAAAATCATGGGTGATTACACCAAAACGATCTATGGCCGTTCTTTTTTTCTAGCTGCTTTTTCTGAAAACAACCGGTGGTTCAGTTCATAGGAGAACTTGATATGGATGTGTATTTTGATGATAGTGCACTCAAGAACTCACATGTTCGCCGATGAATTTACCTCAACAGGTATTGATAATTTTTCGTAATTATTTTTATTCTCCTTAAGGGAGTTGGTATACTTGATCTTGCTCATGTTGTTCTCAGGATGCATTTTTTTTTGTTCACGGTTGTTTTAAGATGGCAAAATTTTCTCAACGTGTGCCACGATATCTTTGAAATTAACGTCGACTTTGAGAGATTATGATTCTATGCTCAGACGTTTAGCTCGGAGCTCAGTCAAAATGCCATTGATTGTTGGTGAGAATGCAAGCCCACCATAATGTTTATTTGATCATGATGAGTTTATGACGTGCCAACTATCCTTGTCACTATATCGGCATTCTTGCAAGTGGTTCAGATTTCAACATAATTTTAGTCAGTCTATCTTTACAATTTTCGTGATATAATGCACATGTAAAGGATGTTGCACGGAACCTTCTCATCTTATTTTTCTAGCACAGTTGACAATATCACTAGACTTTTGCTGCACAACTTACACCCCTTGAGAATGAAATGCGAGCAGTGATGAGGGTGAACTGTAATAGTCCATGtgattttttattttcttatatctaATTTATTCTTAATGTTGAGGGCTTCAAGCTACCATGGTACGAATGTTGTTCAGTTTTGAGGTCTGTAGATAGTGAATGCTTTAATATGTTGGTTTTCCCTAGGGTCCAACCTGTCCTCCGACGGCGACGGCGGAGTCTACATAGTTTCTACACCGATCGGGCCGTCTCTCGCGGGCGTCTACTCTGGAGTTCGCGATCGGGTTGGCATGGCGGAGCTAGCAGTTGATGGGACCGATGGGGCATCCAAGGCGGTGCTGATGGAGACGCAGTCTGAGGGTGTTTCGATGGAAATAAAGCGGCGGGGGCTGGCCAGGAGAAGGAGGTGGTAGATGGGGCAGATGTTGGAAGTGATGAGAGGGCGAGGGTGGAAGATCGGGagaaggaagatgaggaggaattcGGCCATCTGGGTCCAGATCCAAACCTGGAAGATGCGTTCAAAGGCATGAACCTgcatggggaggaagaagaagacctagACCTGTCTGGAGAGGTGGATGATCTGATTAGGGATGTGCGTTGGTTGGCTCTGTTTAGAGTTCATACGATGAGACCATTTAGCCATGCGGCGTTGCTAAATTCGATGAGGAATGCGTGGACATGCGCGCAAGGGGTCACTTTCAATATCAAGGGGCCGAATCTGTTCTTGGCTCAATGCCATTGTCTTGGCGATTGGAAGAGGGTAATGGAGGGTGGTCCTTGGCAGTTTCAAAGGGATCCTGTGATTCTTGTTGAATATGATGGCTTTACCAATGTGGCGGAGTATGCACTGGACATGTATCCGCTATGGGCACGTGTTAAAGGCCTCCCGGACGGCCTCACAAGGAagaaagagttgtcggagaaggtcGCAAAGAAGGTGGGGAAGCCACCTTTCATAGTGGTTGTTAATGAAGGAAGGATAAACCCTTCAAATCATCTTCGAGTAAGAGTTTTCGTGAATGTGGATGAACCTTTGGTGAGATTTGTGCCGGTCACTTTGAAGGAGAGAAAGAAGTATCCGGTTAGATATGAGAAGCTCCCAGATTTCTGCTTTTTCTGTGGACGTATGGGGCATGTAGTGGAGGAATGTGGTGATGGCATACATGAACCAGCATCTTGTGAGTGGGGAGATTGGCTTCACTGGACAAATGAACCGACTGGTGCAAGAGGAGGTGACAGAGGAGGGAGCGGGATGGGTTCGGGGCGTGGCGGTGGAACTATGGGTGGTAGAGGGAGAGGTGGGGGAGGAGATGGTGGTGGTACTGGTGGAAGAGGTGGCCGAGGACATGCAGGGTGCGGGGCAAGTAGCTCCCGGTGTCAATCTTGTATTAGGTGAGGATGGGAAGAATGCTAAGAAATGTTTGATCAATACAGATGGGTCTATTAATGTAAGAGGTCAGGAGGTCCCAAACATGATAGGCGGAGTTTCGAATATAGTGCTGCAGATAGAATATGCAGTAGCAATGGAGGCTTCATCTAGCGGTGGTGTAAGCAATGCAACACCAGGGAAGGTACTGATAGTAAAGAGAAGGAAGCAGGGAGGAGAGGAGGATGGAGTTGATTCACTAATGTATGATGAGGCGGCCTCCATGCAGGAGGACCACCGAGCCCAATGAGTATActaagttggaactgccggggaggGGGGAATTCCCGGACAGTTCGTGATCTCGCGATGATTTGCCAGTTGCATTCCCCCAATTTGGTTTTTCTGTGTGAAACTAGGCAAAAGGCGGAAAAGATGAGGAGGATTCGGGGGCGTCTCGGCCTCAAGGGTTTTTGTGGTGTAGATAGTGAAGGAATGAGTGGTGGGTTGGCTCTGTACTGGCATGAGGCGTATGTAGTGGAGATTCTTGACAAAACAGGACGATATATCGATGATCTTGTACAGGTAGATCAGAATGTAGAAAAATGGAGGGTCACTTTCGTATATGGAGAGCCAAGAGTTGAGAATAGACATCTTATGTGGACAACATTACAGAGCCTTAAAACCGAGAGTGACTTACCTTGGTTAGTGCTGGGTGATTTTAATGAGGCGATGTGGGATTTTGAACACATGTCGGCAACTCCGAGAGCTGAATCTCAAATGGTGGCGTTTCGGGACTGTTTGGAAGTATGTGGTCTGGTGGATCTCGGATTTGTAGGGGTGCCTTTCACCTACGACAACAAACGAGCTGCCGCAAATAATGTTCGGGTTCGTCTTGACCGAGCGGTGTCTACAAATATGTGGAGGAATATGTTTGCTTTCTCTGTTGTCTCTCATATTACTTCACCGTGTTCAGATCATATAATACTTTTGCTCAAGACCTCGGCCGACCCGGGGCCGACGGGTGCAAAACCAAGGAGGTATGAGTTATTCTGGGAGACGGATGGTACTCTGCCGGAGGTGATTAAGGAAGCTTGGGATGCAGTAGGGGGGTACgcaactgtaacgccctcgatgcggctatatctcccacgtgtcgaagcatgacttagaggcataaccgcattgaaagcaatgtcgcaagtgaggtaatcttcacacaacccatgtaatacataagggaaagagatacatagttggcttacaatcgccacttcacacaatacatgaataaagcattacatcatccagatacaatcaatgtccgactacggaaccaaaataaaagaagactaccccaaattctacacagatccccgatcgtcccgactgggctccactactgatcaactagaacgaaacaacacaaaggacaagatcttcatcgagctcctccttgagcttggttgcgtcatctacacgggctcatcggcacctgcaagctggttttggaagtatctgtgagtcacggggactccgcaatctcgcaccctcgcgatcaagactatttaagcttatgggtacggtaaaggtatgaggtggagttgcagcaagcgagtagcatatatggtggctaacatattcgcaaaagagagcgaggagagaaggcaaaagcacggtcgatgaactatgatcaagaagtgatcctaaaacaacttacgtcaagcataactccaacaccgtgttcacttcccggactccgccggaaagagaccatcacggttacacacgcggttgatggattttaattaaggtcaacttcaggttttctacaaccggacattaacaaattcccatctgcccataaccgcgggcacggctttcaaaagttcaaatccctgcaggggtgtcccaacttagcccatcacaagctctcacggtcaacgaaggatattccttctagcgggaagacccgatcagactcggaatctcggttacaagacatttcgacaatgataaaacaagaccagcaaagccgcccgatacgccgacaaataccgataggagctgcacatatctcgttctcagggcgcaccagataggtcaagctacgagtaaaaccaaccctcgagttgccccgaggtggccccgcaggctgcccgtttcggaccaacactcagaggagcactggcccggggggggttaaaataaagatgaccctcgggctcgcgaaaacccaagggaaggttataggttgttagtgcaaatggtaaaaccgaggttgcgccttgctggaggagttttattcaaggcgaactgtcaaggggttcccattattacccaaccgcgtaaggaacgcaaaatccgggaacataacaccgatatgacggaaactagggcggcaagggtggaacaaaacaccaggcataaggccgagccttccaccctttaccaagtatatagatgcattaattaaataagatatattatgatatcccaacaagtaacatgttccaacaaggaacaacatctccatgttccaacaaggaacaaacttcaatcttcacctgcaactaacaacgctataagaggggctgagcaaagcggtaacatagccaaacaatgttttgctaggacaaggtgggttagaggcttggctcaacaatataggaggcatgacaagcaagtggtaggtatcgcggcataggcatagcaaaaaagcgagcaactagcaagcaaagatagaagtgatttcgagtatatggtcatcttgcctgagatcccgcaaggaagaagaacgagtccatgcagaagacaaacagacgtagatgaacgggtcctcacaatcacgacgttaccggaaccaacccgaagaagcaacaccggaaagaagcacacaacatagtaaacaaaccaacacatgaacatggtatgatgcacaatcgagtatgatgcatgtccggtttaatgaagcatggcctggcaaaatgcacaaacaatcctacaaattaagtggagctcaatatgcaactcctttgcatattgacgaaacaccacattcaagttatttagttcgaactcgtttatgtacccaacaatattaaatgttgttaaacatggcaagaggtgaagcaaagtaaaactacctatctagtcatgtTTAAATGAGGGCCGGAagtaacgaacaacaattccggtaaaaccccgtgagcatattatagatttggtactgttctgccctaggccatattttagagttgttaaacatgcaagatgatgccaccatgttaaactaggcaaaattctaccccatttacatataaagattatttaaaaccgagctatggttattcagttatgaattaaatcattttaacatggcataggagcaaatttaaacaaacatcattttaaacatgtcaaacatgaacgaaagttggatattatgaatctagacaaaattctaaacaagtttcatacaaagtttgttttaatccgatgcacggttggggAGTTATAAAATGCATGATGTTTAGGGGCTAAACTATAAAACTGGCAAAACTCTGggaaattagacaaattcgcagcaGGGAAAAAAATAGTCACGGGCCGAAACTACCTAGCCCAAACAAAACACAGGAGAGAGGCTGTGCCCTGCAAACATGGGCCAAGGCTCGGTTCGGTGCTGGGCTGGATGCGGTAGGCGGCTGGGCCGGTCGCTGTAGGCTGAGGAGGCTCGCTGGGCCTTGTGCAAAGAGGCCCAGGCGCGGGCGAGGTGGAGATCTAGCGGGAGCCGATGTAGGCCGAGGCAAGGCCGGCCCAGGCGAAGTCAACGCAAGCGGGCAAGGCGCTCGATCTGTTGTAGGGGAAGCAGAGGACGTCGATGACGTGGACTTGCGGCGGCGCCGAGCTGCAGCGAGGTCATGGGGGCGCGGGACTTGGACGCGGGGCTCCGGGGCGGCACGTCGGCGGATCCGGGTGTGGGGAAGGAGGCAGGGGCACGCGGCTCATCTGCTCGTCTCACCAGCGAGAGGATGCAGCGACTGCTGCTGTGGactgaagaaaagagagagaggtttAGAGAAGGTTCAGGGGAAGGAAGCATAGAGAGTCGACGGGCAGGGAACTCCGGCGGGACGGCAGTGAGATGTAGCAGCAGGGTTCGGACGCCACGGCGGGCTCCAACGACTTGGCGGGGCGGCGGACTTGATGGATGGCGACGCAGCAGGAGCTCGGTGCGAGGTCGTGGGGCTCTGGCAGCAGGGAGGCGCGACCATGGCGAGGCCGGGGTGCAGACAGCGCGGAGACGGCCAGATCCGGGCGGCGCCGCTCCCGGCAAAGAGCTTGGCGGCGGCGGGGTCTCGATGATGGGAATGGCGCAGATGAGGCCGCTGGCTGCGGGGCTCCTCCTGTTGACGACCCAAGACAGAGGGAGTGATCAGCGGAGAGAAGAACCAGGGAAAGGAATGGAAAGGAAAAAAGAGGAGCGCTCATCTTTCTAACCGAAGGTTCGGTCGCCATCGGCAGACGGGAACGGCGTCTCCATGGGCTCGGGGACGAGCTCGCCTCGATCTGGATCGGAGCCAGCTGCGGGGCACGGGCGTTGGGGAAAACTGGGGTGCAAGGGAGGCCTTAGGCGCGAGAAGGAGGGCGTGGGTTGGTCTGGTGTTGAACACGAGGGGGATTTGGGAGTGGATGGATTTGGATCGGGAGGCGATCCCGATGtgggagaggagtggcggcggggagggacaagcctcctaggttttagggttggcTTGATTGGGTAGGTGGTGGACTATATATATAGGGACAATCGGATTAGgtttggaccctccgatca
This portion of the Triticum dicoccoides isolate Atlit2015 ecotype Zavitan chromosome 7A, WEW_v2.0, whole genome shotgun sequence genome encodes:
- the LOC119332078 gene encoding uncharacterized protein LOC119332078, with product METPFPSADGDRTFGGAPQPAASSAPFPSSRPRRRQALCRERRRPDLAVSALSAPRPRHGRASLLPEPHDLAPSSCCVAIHQVRRPAKSLEPAVASEPCCYISLPSRRSSLPVDSLCFLPLNLL